From Plasmodium yoelii strain 17X genome assembly, chromosome: 7, one genomic window encodes:
- a CDS encoding BRIX domain, putative — MATKKKSKINKRLKSTDNKNKKINKKINKNKNADELEKEAIKKTNVILIKKKGMTTEIKTLCREITEMFNPYCIVFYINKLKNVNELNNKLKELSYKFTISTYIQNLKLFYKITSNYTKLALTFIIQNYTTSSIVKSVYSKNLSFDYKKLRPLLILKNFNNSQNPEMTNYLIIVQNILKNLYPSVSLTNDFTHKPRRILLYCYNPNDNTINFRQYATNFKGSKFEKIIEEAYKIKDSNKNINVYKYISDKLTNDNNTNEDKDNEHNLVEIGPRINFAIFKITDQDKVIYSMSNVNNNSLN; from the exons ATGGCGACGAAGAAAAAAAGCAAGATAAACAAAAGATTAAAAAGCactgataataaaaataaaaagataaataaaaagataaataaaaataaaaatgcagACGAACTTGAAAAGGaagctataaaaaaaacaaacgtaatattaattaaaaaaaaaggaatgaCTACAGAAATCAAAACTCTTTGTCGAGAAATAACAGAAATGTTTAATCCTTATTGTAtagtattttatattaataaattaaaaaatgtaaatgaattaaataataaattaaaagaattgagttataaatttacaatttctacttatatacaaaatcttaaattattttataaaattacaagtaattatacaaaattagcattaacatttataattcaaaattataCAACATCAAGTATAGTTAAATCAgtttattcaaaaaatttaagttttgattataaaaaattaagacctttacttattttaaaaaattttaataatagcCAAAATCCAGAAATgacaaattatttaattattgtacaaaatattttaaaaaatttatatccaAGTGTAAGTTTAACTAATGATTTTACACACAAGCCACGaagaattttattatattgctACAATCCTAATGACAATACTATAAATTTTAGACAATATGCAACAAATTTTAAAGGTagtaaatttgaaaaaattatagaagaagcttataaaattaaagattcaaataaaaatatcaatgtatataaatatatttcggATAAACTTactaatgataataatactaatgAGGATAAAGACAATGAACATAATTTGGTAGAAATCGGACCACGTATTAACTTTgctatttttaaaatcacAGATCAGGATAAAg taatatatTCAATGTCGAACGTAAATAACAATTCCTTGAATTAG